In Desulfovibrio sp., the DNA window TGCGGCTTCCATCATGCCCTCCGCCCTGGCGCGTTCTGCTGCGGCCTTGGCGGCCTGAGCTTCATCCGCAGCCTGCCGGGCGCGGCGGCCTTCTTCCGCAGCCTCGGCGCTCTTGCGCTCGGTTTCGGCTATCTTGCCCTTGAGCGTGCCCACCATACCCTCAATGCTGTCGCGCAGCGCAGCCATTTCCGCACTGTAACTGCCGCTGGCCCGGGCCTCGAGGTCTCCGCCAGCCACGGCGCGCGCAAAGCTGATCACCCGCCCCAGAGGCCGGGTGACAGACAGCAGCACCAGCAGGGCAATACCCGTGCCACACACAACGCTGCCGCAAATGGAAATCAACAGCAGGTGTTCTGTGCCGCGCGTTTGCTCGGCCAGTTCACGCTGGCTGGATACCACGCGTTCCATGAACTCGATTTCCAGCGCTTCCAGATTTTTTTCGGTAGTATGAACGTGATTCTTGTAGGTTGTGTAATAGGCATTGGCCTGCGCGGCGCTCATGCCGCCAGAGCCTGAGGCAATCTCTGAAGAAGTGCGGCGCACCACCACATCGTAAGCCGCAAATGCCTGTGCCGCTTCCTGCGCTTGGGCCTCAGCCTGGGCTCCGGCCTGGGGATTGCCCCGCAGGGCGGCCTCCAGCTTTCGCAGAGTCTCGCTCAGTTCAGCAGCAATTTCATCCAGCTTGCCCAGATATCCTTTGAGTGCCTTGCTGTCACCCATGTTCAGCAGGATGTCTTTTTCAGCCTTGCGGTAAAGCTGCATATCCAGGGATGCTTCGTGCAGCAGATTGATGGTGGGCAGTTCATGCCTGCCCAGCATGCCCAGCGTCTCGCGCTGCGCGCGCAAGGCCAGCATGGCCAGGCTGCCGGATATGGCAAAAATCAGCAGGATCACGCCAAAACCGCTTGCCAGTTTAACCCGAAGCGACATGCCCATAGTGTCCTCCACTACGCGGATAAATCGTGAAGGGGGAACTATTTTGATAGTCATACCTACGCACCGCACCTGTCAATGGCCGTCATGGCACGCGCCGCAAAATATATGCCCGGCGTTGCCTTCTTGCCTGAACTGTATCATTTTAAAAATCATGCACGGCTGCACAGCAGGCCGCGCCGAACCCCAGCAAGGAGAATCCCGTGAGCGCCAACACCAGCGAACAGGCCTTGGAAAGCCTTATCAAGTGGCTGCGCAACCGCCATGCAGAAGTTATGGCGGCAGAGGCGCAGGCCCTTGCCCGCCTTGACGCCGGGGATACCCCCGGCCATAATGAACATATGCGCCTCAAGGCCGAACTGCTTGCAGCCATGGCCGAAGACGCCAAGCCCCTGCTTGAGCCGCTGCCGGGTGAAACGCGCTTCAATTACGCGCTCGCTCTAGAAGGCTTTTCGGCAAGTGCCAGAATGTCTTTGCGTCTGAACTCAATTTTTTATATGTCAGCCCTGCTCTACCCCGATGATCACAAGCCGGGACAGCCCGACAACCTCACTCTGTGCATTGATCGCATGGAAAAAATGGGCCTAGATTTCAGAACAGAGTAATCCGGGCTTGAAATTTTGGCCTTGCCGACAACTGGCAAGGTTTTATCTTGAAAACAGCAACGCCGCAGGCAGCACCCATGCGCTGACGGCTCAACACCCCACAAGGAGATCCCCCATGAAGCTTCTGCACATAGCCCTCGCTGCCGTGCTCTGCCTTTGGGCCGCATCTGCCCAGGCCAACCCCGCCGCAACCGATACGGCCAAGGTTGATAAATTTGCCATGATGGATACTAACAAGGACGACAAGGTGTCCTACGAGGAATTCAAGGCGTACTTCCCCAATATGCGCGAAGAAGCCTTTGCCGTTATTGACAAAAACGGCGATAAAGTTATTGACCGCGCTGAATGGGACGAGTTTGTGTCCAACCATTCCTCCGGCCACATGGGTGGCAGCATGGGCAACATGATGGGCGGCCAGAACGGCATGCCCGGCAACGCCATGATGCCCACTCCCGGCAGCGCAGACATGCCCCTGGTGACGCCCCCCAATGGCAAATAAACGCCCCGCGCCATTTCCGCAGCCCTGGCGTCAGCACGGCGACCAGGGCTGTGCTGCTCCTGAGCGGCAGCCCGAAAAATCAAAAACGGCTGCCGTTCCGCTTTCTGCTGACGCGCCCAAAGGTGCGCCGCGCCGACAGGGTGCCAGAGCCTCCGCACACGCAGACAACAAGCCCGCGCCCACGCGCAAGCCGCCCTTTCCCGATCTGCTGCGCGAGAGCGCGCAGCAACGCAAGGCCGTTGCCCCAGAATCTCTGTGGGCGGACGCGCCACAGGCAGGCGCTGGCGGCGCACAGCCTCAAGGCCGCTTGCGTCAGCCTCGTTTTGTGCCCATGAGCGCGGAAGAAATGCGCGCCCTTGGCTGGGATCAGCTTGATGTGCTGCTGATCAACGGTGATGCCTACGTTGACCACCCTTCGTTCGGTAACGTGCTGCTGGCCCGCTGGCTGATCCACCACGGCTTCCGTACCGGCATTGTGGCCCAGCCCGGTTGGGAAAATACTGACGATCTGCTCGTCATGGGCCGCCCGCGCCTGTTTGCCGGGGTGAGCGCCGGTGCGCTTGATTCCCTGCTGGCGCACTACACGGCCTTTCGTAAAAAGCGGCACGACGATGCCTACACGCCCGGCGGCAAAGCCGGGGCGCGCCCCAACCGTGCGTGTCTGGTCTATGCCAACCTTGCTCGGCGGGCATTTCCCGGCCTGCCCATCATTCTTGGCGGCATTGAGGCCAGCCTGCGCCGTGTTTCCCACTACGATTTCTGGACAGACTCCCTGCGCAAACCCATTCTTATGGATGCCAAGGCTGACCTGCTCATCTGGGGCATGGGCGAAAAGGCCATTATCGAATGCGCCCAACGCCTGGACAAAGGCGAAGATATTCGCGGCATCCCCGGCACGGCCTGGATGAACAAGCTGGACGCTTCCGGGCATCCGGCCAATCTTCCGCCCGCCCTTGAAGGCGAGCCGTGGGTTGCCCTGCCCTCGCACAATGAAATTCTGGCCGACTCTTTCGAGTTGCTCAAACTGACGCAGGAACTGGAGCGGCAGGTGCACCGCCTTGACGCCTGGGCCTTTGAGCCTGTGGGCGACCGCGCCGTTGTACTGGCCCGCCCTGCCCAGCCGCTGACCACAGAAGAAATGGACGATCTCTACACCCTCCCCTTCACCCGGCTGGCGCACCCGCGCTACAGGGAGGCCATCCCTGCGGCGGAAATGATGCGTACCAGCATCACAAGCCACAGGGGTTGCGGCGGGGGCTGCTCGTTCTGTTCTCTGGCTTTGCATCAGGGCAGGCGCATCAGCTCGCGCTCCGAGCAGTCCATCCTTGCCGAGGCGCGTATGCTGGGACAGCAGAACGTGGCCCGAGGCAAAGGCCCGGTGGCGATTTCTGACGTGGGCGGCCCCACCGCCAACATGTGGCAGGGGCACTGCGCGCTGGACAGCCGCACTGCGCAGGACGGCGACATGTCCAAACCACGAGTCAAAAGCGCCTGCCGCCGCACCAGTTGCTGCTTTCCCAGCGTGTGCAAATCCTTCATCACGCCGCAGCGCAAACATGTGGAGCTGCTGCGCAAGGTTGCCGCCCTGCCGGAAGTCAAGCAGGCCCGCGTGGCGAGCGGCGTTCGCGCCGACCTTGCCCTGCGCGACGCCGAGGCCCTAGCCGCTTACACTGGCGAATTTACGGGCGGTCAGCTCAAGGTTGCTCCTGAGCATTGCGCGCCCTCTGTGCTTGAGCTCATGCGCAAGCCCTCGCTGGACGTGTTTGAGGCTTTTCTGGAGAGCTTTGTGCGCCAAAGCCGCGCCGCAGGCCGGGAACAGTATGTAGTACCGTACCTTATGAGCGGTTTCCCCGGCTGTACGGATGAGGACATGCGCACCCTGTCGCACTGGTTGCGGCAACGGCATTGGAATCCGCAGCAGACGCAGTGCTTTATTCCCACCCCCGGCACCATTGCCACGGGCATGTTTTATTGCGGGCGCGATGAGCTTGGCGAGCAGATTTATGTTGCCCGCACAGATGCCCAGCGCATGCGGCAGCACTACATCCTGATGCCTGCTGCAGAGGATGGTGACGCCCCCCGGCGGCCCGGCTCTCGGCCCGGTGTCAGGCCCAACACCCGGGGCAACACATTGCCCGGCGCGCATGGAGACGCTCGCAAGTCTGACAGCACAAGGCCTGACAGAGCTGGCAAGCCAGAGGACAGGGCAAGGCCTTCCCGTGGCCCACAAGGGCAGCGGGATGACAGGCCTGCACGGAGGGAAGACAATGATCGTGGTGCAGCAAAAGGCAGACCGGCTAGGGGTGATAACCCGCAAAGGGGCAAGGACTCACGCTTCGGTTCTGATGATCGAGGCTCTGACCGCAACGGCAAACGCGGCGATGGACGGCGCGGCGGAAGACGCGCGTAACTGTGCCAACGGGTGTTTCATAAGGAGGCAACCATGTCCCGCCCACTGACTTCAGAAGATGATCGGCTGACCCGTCTGGAAGAACTGACCTTTTTTCAGGAGGAACGCATCAAGGCTCTTGATGCGGCGCTGACCGCCCAACAGTTGCAACTGGACAAGCTGGAGCAGGATTTTTCCGATGCCACATCCGTGATCCGCCTGTTGCGCGAGAAGCTTGGCGACCAGCCGGAAAATTCGCTACCGCCCCACTCCATGCCCGAACGCTGGTAGCACCAGCGCTCGGCGCTATATGTAAAGAATAAATCGCCAAGCGCTGTCCGAGGCTGTAACAGCAAACGAATACAGGCGCACTCCGCTGCCAGCAAGGCCTACAAGCGCACCGCACCAAAGTCAGACAAATAAAAAACCCGCCAATGGCGGGTTTTTTATTTGTCTGAGGGTTCGGGGCCTTGCCCCAAACCCTCTTGCAGGCAATTTTTGCTTTAGAAGCCGAAACCGTCGTTGTTGGCGCCGGAGGCACCAAAGCCGAAATCGTCCGGCACGGCGCTTTCTTCAGCAGCAGGGGCAGCTTCTTCACCGGCAGCGGCGGCTGCACCGGCGGCGGCACCGCCCACAACCATGCCTTTCAGGCCGTCCTTGATGGCGTCCTTGATGTTCATCATCAGTTCGTCATGGTTGATGGCGACCTTGCCCTGGAATTCGGCAACCTGCTTGCGCAGCCCACCCATATCGGTGTTCATGGTCTTGATTTTGGCTTCAAGCTCATCAACTTTCTTGGAAAGAGCTGCAGCGCGGGCTTCAGCGGGTTCCAGAGCGCGCACGCGGTCTTCAAGGGCCACGGCGGCGGCGGTCTGAGCGGCCATGCTGGCGTAGGTTTCGCCAAGGTAGTTCAGCACCTTGTCGCACAGGGCCTTGGTCAGGCCGTCCATGCAGGTGAGGGAAACATTGTCGCCAAGGGCGCTGCGGCCAGTGTTGACAAAGGCGTCCCAGGACTGGCCTTCAACCCAGTTCAGGTCGGCAAACTTGGGGTACCAGCGGGCCAGCCATGCGGCGGCAAAGGGGCCAACGGCCTTGGCGCAGGTATCACAGGCAACGGAACGACCGGCAACAAAACCGGCGATTTCCTTGACGTCTACGCCCTCCTTGCCCACAACCAGGGCAAGCACGGACTCCACGGGAAAAACCTTACGAGATGTATCGGACATGGCGGCCTCCTCCTCGGAGATCGTATTTTTTTCAGAAAAGCTCACGGGGAACTGTGCGCATCCTCAAGGGCGGCCCCCGGCGCAAAGCCAGGGGCCAACGCCGTTAGCTTCTGCCGTACATGCGGGCGTAAACCAGGGCCGCCGTGCGGTACACGAAGTGCCCAAGCTTAGACCAGGGCAGGTAAGCGAAAAGCATCCACACAAACACCAGGTGCAGGTAGTACACCAGGAAGGCGGGCACAAGGGCGTCCGCCAGGCGGAAGCACTGCGACAGCACACCGGTGACGGCCACCAGCCAGATGATGCCCAGCAGATACCAGTCGTACCAGCTGGAACCCTGGAACTTGGGATTCAGCATCACGCGGCGGACAGTAAGGATGGCAAGACCGGCCAGCAGCATGAGCGCGCCCAGGTTGGCCAGAATCTTCACCGGGAAGAGCAGCGGCATGGGCGTTTCAATGTGGATGAGCGGAATAACCTTGCCGCCCCAGTGACCAACAGCCACAACCGCCGTAACAAAGGCCAGAATGGCAAAGCTGTAAACCAGCAGCATGTGGCCGAACTTACGGTTGGGGGTTTCCTTGCCGGTGGCGGGGCCGTCTTCGCAGTCGTCAAACTTGCGGTGGGTGATGACTTCATCCCACAGCACGTCCCACAAATGCCAGATCCAGCACTTTTTCTTGCCGATGACGGCCAGTGAGCCTTCAGGCTTGAACATACCCCACAGTTTCATGACGCCCCTGGCGATGATCAAGGCCGCGCCAAAGAAGGTGAGCATGAAGATGGGGTCGATGGTGTAGTCGCCGTAAAAAATCTGACCAAAAACAATGCGGCCATCGGCAGCGCGAGGGAACCACTGACCGCCGTTGAAACCGGCGCGGATCCACCACACAAAGAGCCACAACACAGCCGGGATGGCGAAGAGCACAGGCAGGCCAGCAGGCTTGCTCATGAGCTTGCCCACGCAGGTGGGTTCGGTCAGTTCGCGGTAAATGACGTTGCGCGCTGCGCCCATGAGGTCCGCAGGCTTGGCGCCGCGCGGGCAAAGGTCGGAGCAGTTGCCGCAGTTGTGGCAGAGCCACAGGTCAACGTCGGCGCGCAGCTTGTCTTTAAGGCCCCACGAAGCCCAGACCATTTCCTTGCGCGGATAAGGCGCATTGGCCGGAGCGAGAGGGCAGGCCACGGAGCAGGTGGCGCACTGGTAGCACTTCTTGAGGGACTCTCCCCCAGATTCTTCCAGCGCCCTGACAAACTCCATATCAGGTTTGATTGTACATTGTGCCATTGCTGCCATCCTCCTACATGCCCTTGAACGGGTTGGGGCCCATGGCCATGATACGGTCAACAAAGCCGTCGATCAGGTCGGGAACCTTGTCGTATTCGTCAATGGCCACTTCAAGCTGTTCCACGCGTTCGGGCTGCACGCCAAGGCGGTTGAGCGTCTCGGCAATGTTTTCCTTGCGGCGGGAGCAGATTTCAGAGCCCTTCACAAAGTGGCACTGGTAGTCATCGCCATATTTGCAGCCCAGCAGCATGACGCCGTCGTAGCCCTTGCTCATGGCGTCAGACACCCAGATGGCGTTGACCGAGCCAAGGCAACGCACCGGAATGATGCGGCAGTAGGGGCTCCAGGGCTTGTTGCGGGCACCGGCCATATCGAGCGCCGGGTAGGCGTCGTTTTCGCAGGCCAGAATCAGCACGCGGGGGCCATCGGCTTTGAAGTCCTTGGGCACCTGCACTTCGCGGATCATGGAGCCGATCTGGTCGATATTGTAGTTGGCGAAGGAGATCACGCGTTCCGGGCAAGCGCCAAAGCAGGTGCCGCAGCGGCGGCAACGTGCCGGATTGGGCTTGGGCGTTCCCTTTTCGTCATCGTCCAGAGCGCCGAAGGGGCATTCTTCCGTGCAGCGCTTGCACTGGGTGCAACGCACAAAGTTGAACACGGGGTAGGAAAGGTCGCCCGAACGGGGATGCACAGCCACGCCGTGGCTGGCAGCTTCAATGCACTGCATGGCCTTGAGCACAGCGCCCTTGGCGTCTTCTTCGCAGGCATCCATGGTCAGGGGCTGACGCACGCAACCCGCTGCGTACACGCCGGTGCGGCGCGTTTCGTAGGGGAAGCAGATGTAGTTGGAATCCGCAAAACCATCGAACAGGTTCAAATCCGGGAAGTCCGGGCCCTGGCGATAGTCAAAGCAGACAGTCACATCCTTGGCCGTGGTGGGCACGAGGCCCGTGGGCAGCACAACCAGATCCACATCCAGATCAAAATCCATACCCAGCAGGGTATTTTTGCAGCTCACAACCATGTGGTCGCCAGCTTCGCGGATATCGGTCACGTCGGCCTTGGTCATCATGACGCCCAGACGATCCTGCATCTTCTTGTAGAAGCGTTCAAGAATGCCGGGAACGGTCATGTCCTTATACAGGATAAAGGTCTGACAGGTGTCGTTGGTCTTTTCGCAGACCGTATTGGCAAGGCGGAGCATGCCCACGCTGTTGACCGCGTTGGAATACGCAACATGGCGGAAGCTTTCGAGGTTGGCTTTTACAAAGCCTTTTTCTTCACCTTCCGCAGGCTTGGCAGCCTCGGCGGCTTCAGGAGCGGCTTCAGCTTCTTCAGCGGCCTTGCGCACGGCCTCTTCAGCAATTGTGGTATCAAGCACAAAGGCGATACGGCGGGCGTTCACCTGATCAGCCACCAGCATCTTGCCAAAGGTGGCGGCGTCCACAACCTTGGTGCTCTGCCCAAGGCCCATGGGAGCAAGGAATTTCTGATCCAGCGGCACCCAGCCGGTAGCCAGCACCACAGCGCCCACTTCGATGGTCTGCGAGCCAGAGGGGGTGGCAAAGGTGGCCTTGAACTCGCCGGGCTGGCCTTCCAGCTTTTCCATGCGGGTGTTCAGGTGCACGGTGATCTTGCTGTTGCCGAGCACCTTGCTCGCCTTGTCGGCCACGTTGGTGGGCTGCTTGTCCGTCCACGGGGAGGCCAGGGGCGAACCCATGGGAATGTTGTTGGCTGCGCCGCCGAGCTTTTCGGCTTTTTCCACGAGCACAACTTCATACCCGGTTTCAGCGGCTTCAGCAGCTGCGGTAAGGCCCGTCCAGCCGCCGCCGATAACGAGCACCCTCGGCACACCGGTAATGGCGGCAGAATCGGGCACTTCGCTCTTTTGCAGCTTGACCACGCCCATGTTCACATAGTCGCGGGCCATGATCGCCAGCAGTTCAGGCGCGCCGTTGGCCGTGTCCACGGGGGTGTGATCAGGGTTTTTATAGGCCTGCACGCACTGTTCGCGCAGGTTTACGTGTTCCACCTGCACGGGCAGGCGGTAGATGTCCGCATCCACGCGGGGGGAAGCGCCGCACAGCAGCACGCCGTCCAGCCCCTGCGCTTCGATGTCGGCCTTGATTTCACTCACGGCCAGGGCCAGCACGGGAACGACCTTGACTACGGGCACAAGACTGCCCCACTTCTGGCTCGTCTGTTCGGCCAGAGCGGTCAGATCAAGCCCGCCGCCAATGTTCTGCTGGTCAAAATAGACGCCAATTTTACCCGACATGCCGCCTACCTCCCTTTCACCGTTTGTACCGCCTTCAGGGCGGCGGCTGTGCCGGACTGCGCCGAGCGCATCACATCAAGGGGCATGCGCGCGCAACCAGCGGCGAAAATGCCGGCCTCTTCTCCGCCCGCGATAAAGCCGTCTTCGTCCAGCGGCAGGGGCAGGGGCGCATTTTCGCCAGCCAGCGAGGGCTGCATGCCAGTGGCCAGCACAACAAGATCATAATCAAGGGTCATCTTTTCACCGCGCACGGCGTCTTCAGCCGTAATGCGCACCCTGTTGCCTTCGGCCTGCACGGCGTCGGCAACCTTGCCCTTGACGAACTTCACGTTGGGCAGCGCCTTGACCTTTTCCAGCACCTTCACATAGCGGCCCGGGGCGCGCAGGTCAATGTAGTACACCGTGATCTGCGTATCGGGATTCTGCTCTGCAATGTACAGGCACTGCTTGAGCGTGGCCATACAGCAGATGTAGGAGCAGTAGTTCAGGTGGTTCTGGTCGCGGGAACCAGCGCACTGCACAAAGGCGACCTGATGGGGAGCACGGCCGTCGGAAGGACGGACAATGCGGCCCCCAGTGGGGCCAAAGGGTGAAGCAAGGCGTTCAAGCTGCATGTTGGACACGCAGTTTTTCACGTTGCCCGCACCAAGATTGGTCAGCTGGGTAACATCATAGGGCTTCCAGCCTGTGGCAACGACCACCGCGCCGACATTGAGATCAATATCGCGCTGCGGTTCATTCACATCAAGGAACTTGGCCCCGGCAACCCGTGCGCTGTCAGACTTGGAAAGCGCATCAAGGTCAAGCGTGTAACGGCTGGGGAAGGCGAAAGGCATATCCTTGTGCAGGGCCTTGCGCGTGGCAAGACCAAGCTCGAATTCGCTTTCCACTTCGCCGGTCAGGCTGGAGGCCAGCAGGCTGAAATCAATATTGTGCGGGGCGGTGTGACGGGGACTGATGCGCACCTTCACCTTGTAATCGCCCTTTACACCCATAAACCCGACCACTTCGGCCTGGGTGAAAAATTTTATGCGCGGGTTGTTCCTGATGCGCTGGAACTGAATTTCCAAGCCGCAGGAGGGGGGACAAAGTTTGGGAAAATACTTATTGAGCTGAGCCACGCGCCCACCAAGCCAGGGCGACTTTTCGACGATAAAGACGTCGTGGCCCAGTTCCGCCGCTTCAATGGCGGCTGTGAGGCCTGCAAAGCCGCCGCCCACGACGAGAATGGCATTGGACATCCTGGATATCCTCCTGCGTTGTTGCATAGCGGCTGAAGAAGGAAAAGGACTCCCGCCGCGAAAAAAAAGGAGCGGCCCCGTGGCCGACCTCTGCGAGCGCCAGCGCACAAAACTGCCCGCACCACGCCCGCCGACAAAGGGGGGCCTGCTGCCGGTCATCCCCTTGCCGAACATTTGCCTTGTGCTGCGCACCTATGCCCAAACAATCGGCACACCAACAGGCTGGCACGAAAACCGCTCTTTTTCCGGCAGGGCCTGGGCCGCCGCCGGCACGCGTTTTTCGCCGCCGCGAGCCTGGCAAAGCCA includes these proteins:
- a CDS encoding methyl-accepting chemotaxis protein → MGMSLRVKLASGFGVILLIFAISGSLAMLALRAQRETLGMLGRHELPTINLLHEASLDMQLYRKAEKDILLNMGDSKALKGYLGKLDEIAAELSETLRKLEAALRGNPQAGAQAEAQAQEAAQAFAAYDVVVRRTSSEIASGSGGMSAAQANAYYTTYKNHVHTTEKNLEALEIEFMERVVSSQRELAEQTRGTEHLLLISICGSVVCGTGIALLVLLSVTRPLGRVISFARAVAGGDLEARASGSYSAEMAALRDSIEGMVGTLKGKIAETERKSAEAAEEGRRARQAADEAQAAKAAAERARAEGMMEAAAQLERAVEGISSVSGDISAQVRQASLGAERQSARVSEAATAIEQMNATVLEVAQNAAHTAQSTDAAHSRANEGSGVMRQVVDGMGEVRRVSAELKNSMDTLGGMVGNIGQIMSVISDIADQTNLLALNAAIEAARAGDAGRGFAVVADEVRKLAEKTMGATREVGEAVSGIQSGTSANIENMERALAAVERTTEMAGRCGEVLREIVTMVDGASDQVRAIATASEEQSATSEEITRSIDEINGISRDTASIMSKSAQAVEQLAGQTRELQGLVQKMKSGA
- a CDS encoding EF-hand domain-containing protein, translating into MKLLHIALAAVLCLWAASAQANPAATDTAKVDKFAMMDTNKDDKVSYEEFKAYFPNMREEAFAVIDKNGDKVIDRAEWDEFVSNHSSGHMGGSMGNMMGGQNGMPGNAMMPTPGSADMPLVTPPNGK
- a CDS encoding YgiQ family radical SAM protein — encoded protein: MSAEEMRALGWDQLDVLLINGDAYVDHPSFGNVLLARWLIHHGFRTGIVAQPGWENTDDLLVMGRPRLFAGVSAGALDSLLAHYTAFRKKRHDDAYTPGGKAGARPNRACLVYANLARRAFPGLPIILGGIEASLRRVSHYDFWTDSLRKPILMDAKADLLIWGMGEKAIIECAQRLDKGEDIRGIPGTAWMNKLDASGHPANLPPALEGEPWVALPSHNEILADSFELLKLTQELERQVHRLDAWAFEPVGDRAVVLARPAQPLTTEEMDDLYTLPFTRLAHPRYREAIPAAEMMRTSITSHRGCGGGCSFCSLALHQGRRISSRSEQSILAEARMLGQQNVARGKGPVAISDVGGPTANMWQGHCALDSRTAQDGDMSKPRVKSACRRTSCCFPSVCKSFITPQRKHVELLRKVAALPEVKQARVASGVRADLALRDAEALAAYTGEFTGGQLKVAPEHCAPSVLELMRKPSLDVFEAFLESFVRQSRAAGREQYVVPYLMSGFPGCTDEDMRTLSHWLRQRHWNPQQTQCFIPTPGTIATGMFYCGRDELGEQIYVARTDAQRMRQHYILMPAAEDGDAPRRPGSRPGVRPNTRGNTLPGAHGDARKSDSTRPDRAGKPEDRARPSRGPQGQRDDRPARREDNDRGAAKGRPARGDNPQRGKDSRFGSDDRGSDRNGKRGDGRRGGRRA
- a CDS encoding SlyX family protein, giving the protein MSRPLTSEDDRLTRLEELTFFQEERIKALDAALTAQQLQLDKLEQDFSDATSVIRLLREKLGDQPENSLPPHSMPERW
- the qmoC gene encoding quinone-interacting membrane-bound oxidoreductase complex subunit QmoC; protein product: MAQCTIKPDMEFVRALEESGGESLKKCYQCATCSVACPLAPANAPYPRKEMVWASWGLKDKLRADVDLWLCHNCGNCSDLCPRGAKPADLMGAARNVIYRELTEPTCVGKLMSKPAGLPVLFAIPAVLWLFVWWIRAGFNGGQWFPRAADGRIVFGQIFYGDYTIDPIFMLTFFGAALIIARGVMKLWGMFKPEGSLAVIGKKKCWIWHLWDVLWDEVITHRKFDDCEDGPATGKETPNRKFGHMLLVYSFAILAFVTAVVAVGHWGGKVIPLIHIETPMPLLFPVKILANLGALMLLAGLAILTVRRVMLNPKFQGSSWYDWYLLGIIWLVAVTGVLSQCFRLADALVPAFLVYYLHLVFVWMLFAYLPWSKLGHFVYRTAALVYARMYGRS
- a CDS encoding FAD-dependent oxidoreductase is translated as MSGKIGVYFDQQNIGGGLDLTALAEQTSQKWGSLVPVVKVVPVLALAVSEIKADIEAQGLDGVLLCGASPRVDADIYRLPVQVEHVNLREQCVQAYKNPDHTPVDTANGAPELLAIMARDYVNMGVVKLQKSEVPDSAAITGVPRVLVIGGGWTGLTAAAEAAETGYEVVLVEKAEKLGGAANNIPMGSPLASPWTDKQPTNVADKASKVLGNSKITVHLNTRMEKLEGQPGEFKATFATPSGSQTIEVGAVVLATGWVPLDQKFLAPMGLGQSTKVVDAATFGKMLVADQVNARRIAFVLDTTIAEEAVRKAAEEAEAAPEAAEAAKPAEGEEKGFVKANLESFRHVAYSNAVNSVGMLRLANTVCEKTNDTCQTFILYKDMTVPGILERFYKKMQDRLGVMMTKADVTDIREAGDHMVVSCKNTLLGMDFDLDVDLVVLPTGLVPTTAKDVTVCFDYRQGPDFPDLNLFDGFADSNYICFPYETRRTGVYAAGCVRQPLTMDACEEDAKGAVLKAMQCIEAASHGVAVHPRSGDLSYPVFNFVRCTQCKRCTEECPFGALDDDEKGTPKPNPARCRRCGTCFGACPERVISFANYNIDQIGSMIREVQVPKDFKADGPRVLILACENDAYPALDMAGARNKPWSPYCRIIPVRCLGSVNAIWVSDAMSKGYDGVMLLGCKYGDDYQCHFVKGSEICSRRKENIAETLNRLGVQPERVEQLEVAIDEYDKVPDLIDGFVDRIMAMGPNPFKGM
- a CDS encoding FAD-dependent oxidoreductase, whose translation is MSNAILVVGGGFAGLTAAIEAAELGHDVFIVEKSPWLGGRVAQLNKYFPKLCPPSCGLEIQFQRIRNNPRIKFFTQAEVVGFMGVKGDYKVKVRISPRHTAPHNIDFSLLASSLTGEVESEFELGLATRKALHKDMPFAFPSRYTLDLDALSKSDSARVAGAKFLDVNEPQRDIDLNVGAVVVATGWKPYDVTQLTNLGAGNVKNCVSNMQLERLASPFGPTGGRIVRPSDGRAPHQVAFVQCAGSRDQNHLNYCSYICCMATLKQCLYIAEQNPDTQITVYYIDLRAPGRYVKVLEKVKALPNVKFVKGKVADAVQAEGNRVRITAEDAVRGEKMTLDYDLVVLATGMQPSLAGENAPLPLPLDEDGFIAGGEEAGIFAAGCARMPLDVMRSAQSGTAAALKAVQTVKGR